CGGGTGCGATCGATCCTCGGTAGATGAAGGAGTAGGAAAGAAGAATTTCCGAAACCTCACGAGGTTTCGGGCTTCCCGTGGTGACGCGAAGCCGACGTCGGGCCGCAGGGTCAATCGCAATCAGGCAGGATGCGGGCTACGCCCTGTTAGTAAAATTATTCGGGAGAAGCTCCGGGATTCTTCTTGCTACCTCTCCCGTAAAATAACGGGCGAGGTATTAAGAGGCGGCTTCGCTCAGAATGACAAAAAGAACGAGTTGAACGAGACAAGAAGGGCCATTTGAAACGTGAAAAAAAGGACTAGCTGGAACGTGACAGAAAGGACTTGCTGGGGTTGATCGGTCGCTCAACTTAACTGGATGACGACGATGGCGGGATTCGCGACAGTGCTGCGGAAAGATCTGCGCCTCGAACTGCGCGGCGGGGAGAGCACGATCGCGCTGCTCGCGCTGTCGCTGCTGGTGATGGTGGTGCTGGTGTTTGCGCTCGACGCGTCGCGGGTGCGCGGCGTCGATACTGCGGCGGGGGCGCTCTGGGTGGCGATGGTATTTTCGGGGATGCTGGGCGCGGGGCGCGCGCTGCTCGCGGAGCGCGACAACGGATGTATCCGCGGGCTGCTACTATCGCCGCTCGAAGCGGCGACGCTATATGCGGCGAAACTCGCGGCGGCGTTGATCTTCATGCTGGTCGCGGAAGTCGGCGCAGTCGTGCTGATGGTGTTGTTCTTCAATCTCGAATTCAGCTCGGCGCTGATGCGAGTTGCGCCGATCGTGATGCTCGGTGCGCT
This Candidatus Binatus sp. DNA region includes the following protein-coding sequences:
- a CDS encoding heme exporter protein CcmB, whose protein sequence is MTTMAGFATVLRKDLRLELRGGESTIALLALSLLVMVVLVFALDASRVRGVDTAAGALWVAMVFSGMLGAGRALLAERDNGCIRGLLLSPLEAATLYAAKLAAALIFMLVAEVGAVVLMVLFFNLEFSSALMRVAPIVMLGALGFAAVATLLSAITSRTRAGDMLLPILAVPMFTPALIAGVKASGAALAGASFGAMADWIKIMIAFDVLFVTAGYLLFEHVVGQGQD